In a genomic window of Myxococcales bacterium:
- a CDS encoding class I SAM-dependent methyltransferase: MCASSQFRPMFDKAEHHFVRCGDCGLERISPQPSDETLGKIYGAHYYDAWGLHDNETTVANLKRGTFKFVLGKLPAAQPGDKLLDCGAATGFLLEVARDLGYQPYGLELSDFGAQAIATKFGPDRVFCGELADARFADAGAGDFAVVTMCDYIEHVRDPRRTLELARKLLRPGGVLAITTPDAGSPSRRVLRTGWTHYKVEHLFYFNQQNLRRLLTDVGFASVHFHTLWKSLTLDYIGHQFEVYPHPALTKVARAVTRLTPAAVRAFPLPFSTGELLAVARL; the protein is encoded by the coding sequence GTGTGCGCTTCGTCTCAGTTCCGGCCGATGTTCGACAAGGCCGAGCACCACTTCGTGCGCTGCGGCGACTGCGGCCTCGAGCGGATCTCGCCGCAACCGTCCGACGAGACGCTCGGCAAGATCTACGGCGCCCACTACTACGACGCCTGGGGCCTCCACGACAACGAGACCACCGTCGCGAACCTCAAGCGCGGCACGTTCAAGTTCGTTCTCGGCAAGCTGCCGGCGGCGCAGCCCGGCGACAAGCTGCTCGACTGCGGCGCCGCCACCGGGTTCTTGCTGGAGGTCGCGCGCGACCTCGGCTACCAGCCCTACGGCCTCGAGCTATCCGATTTCGGCGCCCAGGCGATCGCGACCAAGTTCGGCCCCGACCGCGTCTTCTGCGGCGAGCTCGCCGACGCCCGGTTCGCCGACGCGGGCGCCGGAGACTTCGCGGTCGTCACGATGTGCGACTACATCGAGCACGTGCGGGATCCGCGGCGGACGCTCGAGCTCGCGCGCAAGCTCTTGCGCCCGGGCGGCGTCCTGGCGATCACGACGCCCGACGCGGGCTCACCCTCGCGCCGCGTGCTCCGCACCGGCTGGACCCACTACAAGGTCGAGCACCTGTTCTACTTCAACCAGCAGAACCTCCGGCGCCTGCTCACCGACGTTGGCTTCGCGTCGGTCCACTTCCACACGCTGTGGAAGTCGCTCACGCTCGACTACATCGGCCACCAGTTCGAGGTCTACCCGCACCCGGCGCTGACCAAGGTCGCGCGCGCGGTCACCCGCCTCACCCCGGCGGCTGTGCGCGCGTTCCCGCTGCCGTTCTCGACGGGCGAGCTGCTCGCGGTCGCCCGGCTGTAG
- a CDS encoding cyclic nucleotide-binding domain-containing protein, which translates to MTHEGEAGEGLYLITTGAAVVQLGRGAKAREVARLGPGQFFGEMSLMTGEARSATVVAATDLDCYRIDKAVFQALVTARPEIAEQIAEVLTARREALESARGARAATSRADVKADLADRIRDFFGLRG; encoded by the coding sequence GTGACCCACGAGGGCGAGGCCGGCGAGGGCCTGTACCTCATCACCACCGGCGCGGCCGTGGTCCAGCTCGGCCGCGGCGCCAAGGCCCGCGAGGTCGCGCGCCTCGGCCCCGGCCAGTTCTTCGGCGAGATGTCGCTCATGACCGGCGAGGCGCGCTCGGCCACCGTGGTCGCCGCCACCGACCTCGACTGCTACCGCATCGACAAGGCGGTGTTCCAGGCGCTGGTCACCGCCCGGCCCGAGATCGCCGAGCAGATCGCCGAGGTCCTGACCGCCCGGCGCGAGGCGCTCGAGAGCGCCCGCGGCGCCCGCGCCGCCACCAGCCGGGCCGACGTCAAGGCCGACCTGGCCGATCGCATCCGCGACTTCTTCGGCCTGCGCGGGTAG
- the rfaE1 gene encoding D-glycero-beta-D-manno-heptose-7-phosphate kinase, which produces MLSPALVDELRGRRVVVLGDLMIDEYLRGEVHRVSPEAPVPVLDLRTTEHRLGGAANTAHNLAQLGAHATVVGVVGDDEGAQMLGAALHRAGIKPWTVVDPARPTTRKTRLVAGGHQIARVDSERRTPVSGAVAAALGDALESALDAADAIVLSDYDKGVVTRDLARRAIDAGHRRPVPVVVDPKQRDFSVYARATVITPNLAELERAVSHPVHNLAEIDAAARRLAPALDGAALLVTRGADGMTLYRGGDRGAHVPAAAREVFDVTGAGDTVVATLTLGLAAGLEMEVAMELASLAAGIVVSRRGTSTVSPAELAAAIASAPR; this is translated from the coding sequence ATGTTGAGCCCGGCCCTCGTCGACGAGCTGCGCGGTCGCCGCGTGGTCGTGCTCGGCGACCTGATGATCGACGAGTACCTCCGCGGCGAGGTCCACCGGGTGTCGCCTGAGGCTCCCGTACCGGTCCTCGATCTCCGCACCACCGAGCATCGGCTGGGCGGCGCCGCCAACACCGCGCACAACCTGGCCCAGCTCGGCGCTCACGCGACCGTGGTTGGCGTGGTCGGCGACGACGAAGGTGCGCAGATGCTCGGCGCAGCGCTCCACCGCGCCGGGATCAAGCCGTGGACAGTGGTCGACCCCGCGCGCCCCACGACCCGCAAGACCCGCCTGGTCGCAGGGGGCCACCAGATCGCCCGGGTGGACAGCGAGCGGCGGACCCCCGTCAGCGGCGCGGTGGCCGCGGCCCTCGGTGATGCGCTCGAGAGCGCGCTCGACGCCGCTGATGCGATCGTGCTGTCGGATTACGACAAGGGCGTGGTCACGCGCGATCTGGCGCGCCGCGCGATCGACGCCGGCCACCGCCGTCCCGTGCCGGTCGTCGTGGACCCCAAGCAGCGCGACTTCTCGGTCTACGCCCGGGCCACGGTGATCACCCCGAACCTGGCCGAGCTCGAGCGGGCGGTGAGTCATCCGGTACACAACCTCGCGGAGATCGACGCGGCCGCCCGCCGCCTTGCCCCAGCGCTCGACGGTGCGGCGTTGCTGGTTACCCGCGGCGCGGATGGCATGACGCTATATCGTGGCGGCGACCGCGGCGCCCACGTCCCGGCCGCCGCGCGCGAGGTCTTCGACGTCACAGGTGCGGGCGACACCGTGGTTGCGACGCTGACGCTGGGCCTGGCAGCTGGCCTCGAAATGGAGGTGGCGATGGAGCTGGCCAGCCTGGCCGCGGGCATCGTCGTGTCGCGGCGTGGTACCTCGACGGTGTCGCCGGCCGAACTCGCGGCCGCAATCGCGTCGGCGCCACGATGA
- a CDS encoding ThuA domain-containing protein: MRPVAVVCAVVAAAGGCGDDLPVAHPAAIDAACAGAAGQPRVLVYSRETLWTHPSTPVARAALIDMCASRGFTVTASRDPAVFSAARLADVDVVVFAVTSGNVLDAPARAAFEPWVRAGGGVVGLHSASATEYDWPFFVELIGTRFRTHPPVLTLADVTVEDPAAPVTAGLPARWSRADEWYAFHERPEALGLHIVLALDEASAQPALPDDQRVGYHPIAWTDDHLGGRMFYTAMGHTPESYAETVFLDLLAQAITWTAGS, translated from the coding sequence GTGCGCCCCGTCGCGGTCGTCTGCGCCGTCGTCGCCGCCGCGGGTGGCTGCGGCGACGATCTGCCAGTGGCGCACCCGGCGGCGATCGACGCGGCGTGCGCCGGCGCCGCGGGCCAGCCGCGGGTGCTGGTGTACTCGCGCGAGACGCTGTGGACCCACCCATCGACGCCGGTGGCGCGCGCCGCGCTGATCGACATGTGCGCGAGCCGCGGGTTCACCGTCACCGCGTCGCGCGATCCGGCGGTCTTCAGCGCCGCACGCCTCGCGGACGTCGACGTCGTGGTGTTCGCGGTCACCAGCGGCAACGTCCTCGACGCCCCGGCCCGCGCCGCGTTCGAGCCGTGGGTGCGGGCCGGCGGCGGCGTGGTCGGCCTGCACTCGGCGTCCGCCACCGAGTACGACTGGCCGTTCTTCGTCGAGCTGATCGGCACCCGCTTCCGCACCCACCCGCCGGTGCTGACCCTCGCCGACGTCACGGTCGAGGACCCGGCAGCGCCGGTCACCGCCGGGCTCCCCGCCCGCTGGTCCCGCGCCGACGAGTGGTACGCATTCCACGAGCGGCCCGAGGCGCTAGGCCTCCACATCGTGCTCGCGCTCGACGAGGCCAGCGCCCAGCCGGCGCTGCCGGATGACCAGCGCGTCGGCTACCACCCGATCGCCTGGACCGACGACCACCTCGGAGGCCGCATGTTCTACACCGCGATGGGGCACACCCCCGAGTCGTACGCCGAGACGGTGTTCCTCGACCTGCTCGCCCAGGCGATCACCTGGACGGCGGGCTCGTAG